The Crocosphaera sp. UHCC 0190 DNA window AAACCAATCAGGATGGCCGGTGCCCATAGTGATATTAGCGATCGCAAAAAAGAACAAATTTTATTAACCTCATTAATTGATTGTATCCCTGATTTAGTCTTTTGTAAAGATGTTAAAGGGATGTATAAAATGTGTAATCATGCCTTTGAGAATTTTGTGGGATTAGATAGATCAGAAATCCTGGGTAAGACAGATTTTGAACTTTTTCTCCCAGAAGAAGCACTATTTTTTCGGCAACAAGATCGCCTCATGATGCAGCAAAAACAGTCTCGACGCAATGAAGAATGGCTTACCTATCCTGATGGTAGTCGTCGCTTAGTTGATACGTTAAAAACCCCGTTTTGTTGTGCTGAGGGTGAATTAATGGGAACCATTGGTATTAGTCGAGATATTACTGATCGCAAACACAAAGAAGAAGCGATCAAAAAACAAGCAGAACGAGATGCTTTACTTAGTAATATTGCTCGACAATTAATCGACCAAGATCTGAATGTTGCCATTAATTTTATCTTAGAAGCACTAGGGAAATTTACCAACTGCGATCGCAGTTATGTGATCCATTATTTTCCTGAAGAAAAAGCTTGGAGTATGCGCCATGAATGGTCTAGTGAATATACCTCATCAACTATTAGTGATTCTCAAAATATTCCCTTAGAAGTCTTTCCTTGGTTTTCTGAACAATTAATTAATGGCAAAGCAATTTGTATTAATCATGTTGACGATCTTCCCTTGGAAGCTATCGCAGAAAAAGATGCCTTTAAAAACAGTTTAAGCCCTACCTTAGTTGTGGTTCCCATGATGGCAGGTGGCAATATTTTGGGGTATTTAGGATTAGATGGAAAAGCATCAAAACGATGGACAAATAAAGAGGTAAACCTCTTAAAGTTAGTGGGAGAATTAATGGCAATTGCTGAAGCAAGAGCCAATGCAGAAGAAGCACAAAAAGACTCACAGGCAAGATTTGCTGGTATTTTAGATAATGCGAATGAAGCAATTATTTCCATAGACGAGAACCAAAATATTACCCTGTTTAATCATGCAGCAGAAAAAACCTTTGGTTACACAGCAGAGGAAGTGTTAGGGCAACCTTTTAATCTGTTAATTCCTACCCGTTTTACTGACTATCATCAGCAGCATATAAAAACATTTCGAGAAACCCCAGAAACCGCGAGACAAATGGGGGGCCGTCGTCCCGTTTTTGGGCAACGCAAAGATGAAACAGAATTTTTAGCAGAAGTGTCTATCTCTAAAATTAAACTGCGAGGCCGAACTATTTTTACGGCCATTGTTCGGGATATTACGGAACGAAAACAAGCAGAAGAAGCCCTCAAACAAGCAAAAGAAACTGCTGATGCCGCTAACCGAGCTAAAAGTGAATTTTTGGCCAGTATGAGTCATGAATTACGTACTCCCTTAAATGCCATTTTAGGGTTTACACAAGTGATGCAACGAGATCGTTCTTTAAATGAGGAACAACAGCAAAATTTAGGGATTATTGGTCGTAGTGGAGAACATTTATTAGAGTTGATTAATGATATTCTAGAGATGACGAAAATTGAAGCAGGGAGAACGACATTTAATCAAGTTAATTTTGATCTTTATCGTCTTCTCGATAACTTAGAATCAATGCTACACCTCAAAGCAGAAGAAAAGCAATTACAATTAATCTTTGAAAAAGTCCAAGATGTTCCCCAATATATTCAAACCGATGAAGGAAAATTACGTCAAGTATTAATTAATTTGTTAGGTAATGCCATTAAATTTACTCAAGAAGGGGGTGTTATTTTACGAGTTAAAGGAGAACGCCAAAAACGGAAAACCAAGTCCATTATTTTAACCTTTGAAGTAGAAGATACTGGCCCTGGTATTGCCCCTGAAGAAGTGGATCAATTATTTGAAGCCTTTGGACAAACAGAAACAGGTCGAAATTCCCAAGAAGGGACGGGGTTAGGGTTGCCCATTAGTCGAAAATTTGTCCAATTAATGGGGGGAGAAATTACCGTCAGCAGTGTGTTAGGTAGAGGTAGTTTATTTACTTTTAGTATTAAAGTTGACATCGTTACTGCTAATAAAATTAAAGTTCATAAACCCACCCGTCGCGTCATTGGTTTGGCCCCCGAACAACCCCAATATCGAATTTTAGTCGTGGATGATCGCCTAGAAAGTCGTATCCTGTTAGTCAAATTATTGTCTTCCCTGGGGTTTAATGTTCGTCAAGCAAGCAACGGACAACAAGCGTTAGATACTTGGGAAGCCTGGGAACCCCATTTAATTTGGATGGATATGAGAATGCCCGTTATTGATGGTTATAAAGCCACTCAACGCATTAAAGCGACGATGAAAGGACAAGCAACCGTAATTATTGCGTTAACAGCTAGTGCCTTTGAAGAAGAACGAAATTTGGTATTATCGGCAGGATGTGATGATTTTATGCGAAAACCTTTCAGAGAGGAGGTACTTTGGGGAAAAATTGCCCAACATCTCGGTGTGCGTTATCTTTATGAAGACGTAGAGGAGGTTAAAGGTTCTCATAATAAGTTCAAAAATACTACTGAAGAAGAGTCGAGTCTTCTGCAGTCCCATCTCAGAAAAATGCCGAGAGACTGGATTAAAGATCTCCATCAAGCGGCTTTAGAATGTAGTGATGATGGCATACTAGAATTAATTAAGCAAATTCCCCCTGAAAGTGAACCCTTAGCGATCGCCCTGCAAGATTGGGCCCAAAATTTCTTTTTTGAACCTGTTGTTGAATTAACCCAAGTTGAACAGCAAAAAGTAATAAATAATAAGCAATAGCTTCCTTGTCTTTTTATGACCACTGATCGCGGTAATATTTTAGTTGTTGATGATACCCCTGATAATTTACGCTTACTCTCAGTAATGTTATCAGAACAGGGTTATAAAGTTCGTAAAGCCCTCAATGGACAAACTGCCTTAAAAACCATTTATCAAGTTCCCCCCGACTTGATTTTATTAGATATTAATATGCCCTCAATGAATGGCTATGAAGTCTGTAAAAAACTCAAAAAAGAGGCAGGAATTCGAGATATTCCTGTGATTTTCATTAGTGCCTTAGATGATGTTTTAGATAAGGTTAAAGCCTTCGAAGTGGGAGGAGTTGATTATATTACTAAGCCTTTTCAAGCGGAAGAAGTCATTGCCCGCATTGAAAATCAATTAATCATACAACGACAAAAAAAACAACTAAAACAGGAAATTGAAGAACGTCAAAAAACAGAACAAACTCTCAGGGTTTATCTTCATGCTGTTTCCCATGATTTACGAAATCCCGTGTTAGGATTATCGATGGTATTACAAAATTTACTTAAGAAAAATCAAGAAAAAAAAGAGGGAAAAATAGAAGTTTCTTGGCAAATTTTAGAACAAATGTCCCAAAGTTGTGATCGCCAACTTAATTTGATTAATTCTTTAGTAGAAACCCAACAATTTGAAATGGGGGGAATTTCCCTTAATTGTCGTCCTTTAAATTTACTTACCTTTAGTCAGCAATTAGCGGCTGAATGGGAACCGATTTTAAAAGAAAAACAAGCAAAATTACAGACCATAATTCCCGCAGATTTACCCTTAATTAGTGGCGATAGTGATCGCCTGTGGCGTGTCTTTGAAAACCTCTTAGCCAATGCCTTAAAACATAATGATACGGGCATCAAATTAACCCTAAAAGCGGAGATAATAGAAACCAATAAATCTCACTTTATCCGTTGTATTTTAGAAGACGATGGGGTCGGAATTACCCCAGAACAAGCAGCTAACTTATTTGAACGCTATCAACGAGGAAATGAGGCAAAAAAGACATTAGGATTAGGGTTAGGGTTGTACCTTTGTCGTCAAATTATTGAAGCTCATGGAGGAGAAATTGGGGTGATTACTCAGAAAAATCAGGGGGCTAAGTTTTGGTTGACGTTGCCAATTTTGGAAAATTAAATTATTTTAGTGGCCCACCCTTGGGACAATATACCTATAATGATCAAGAGGATCGCCCTCATATTCTAAGATCAAGATGACGGTTAACTGACAACCCTATGTCAAAAATTGAAACTAGAACCGAACCCATGGTACTTAACATGGGGCCCCATCATCCCTCCATGCACGGAGTATTACGTCTCATCGTCACCTTAGACGGAGAAGACGTGGTAGACTGTGAACCCGTTATTGGGTATCTTCATCGGGGGATGGAGAAAATTGCCGAAAATCGGACTAACGTGATGTACGTTCCCTATGTTAGCCGCTGGGACTATGCGGCGGGAATGTTTAATGAAGCGATCACCGTTAATGCCCCTGAAAAATTAGCGGATATTGAAGTTCCTAAACGGGCCCAATATATTCGGGTCATTATGTTGGAATTAAACCGCATTGCTAACCATTTACTGTGGTTAGGGCCCTTCTTAGCAGATGTGGGCGCACAAACTCCCTTTTTCTACATTTTCCGCGAACGGGAGATGATTTACGATCTCTGGGAAGCGGCCTCTGGAATGCGGTTAATTAATAATAATTATTTCCGTATTGGTGGGGTGGCCGTTGATTTACCCTACGGTTGGATTGATAAGTGTGAGGACTTCTGCGACCATTTTCTGCCGAAAGTGGATGAATATGAGAAGTTAATCACCAATAACCCGATCTTCCGTCGTCGTGTGGAAGGTATCGGAACAATTACCCGCGAAGAAGCGATTAACTGGGGACTCTCTGGCCCCATGTTACGAGGTTCTGGGGTGCAATGGGATTTACGCAAGGTCGATCATTATGAGTGTTATGATGATTTTGACTGGGACGTTCAATGGGAAACTGCAGGAGACTGTTTTGCCCGCTATATCGTCCGTATTCGGGAAATGCGCGAATCCGTGAAAATTCTTCGTCAAGCGTTAAAAGGTATTCCCGGCGGCCCCTATGAAAACCTGGAAGCAAAACGCATGATGGAAGGCAAAAAGTCTCAATGGAATGATTTTGAGTATCAATACATTGCCAAAAAAGTCGCCCCTACCTTTAAAATTCCTGCGGGTGAACATTATGTTCGCTTGGAAAGTGGCAAAGGTGAAATGGGGATCTTTATTGTGGGTAATGATGATGTCTTCCCCTGGCGTTGGAAAATTCGCGCCGCTGACTTCAATAATTTACAAATTCTGCCTCACCTCCTTAAAGGGATGAAGGTTGCTGATGTTATGGCAATTTTGGGCAGCATTGATGTCATTATGGGGTCAGTAGATCGTTAATTTGTTAGGATGTAGGGGCGAACAGCCGTTCGCCCCTACGGATATTTTTAAATAATTGTTTGCTTGTGAATGAGTGAAATCTCTCAAAACCTTGAATTACCGAGTCATGAAAGTGCGATCGCTTTAGCGGGAATAGCTGAAGAAAATCTTAAATTTCTCTCCCGTCATACGGGTGCTAATTTAGTGTTACGGGGTCAAGAATTACGCATTTATGGTCAGGAAAAACAGGTCGAACGGGCGGTTAAAATTGTGCGATCGCTGCAACCTTATTGGCAAGAAGCAAAATCGATTTCTCGTCCTGATTTAATGACGGCTCTTCAAGCATTAGATACGGGACGTATGGAAGAATATCAAGACTTACAAAATTTAACCTTAGCGCGGACTCGTCGCGGCGAATTAATTCGGGCTAAAACCTTTCGCCAAAAACAATATATTAAGGCTATTGAAACCCATGATGTTACTTTTTGTATTGGCCCAGCAGGAACAGGAAAAACCTTTTTAGCTGCGGTTTTAGCAGTGAAAGCTTTATTAAATGATGAATGTGAACGGCTTATTTTAACTCGTCCCGCAGTGGAAGCCGGGGAAAAGTTAGGCTTTTTACCCGGAGATTTACAAGAAAAAGTTAACCCGTTTTTACGGCCTTTATATGATGCGTTATATGAGTTTATTGATCCGCAAAAAATACCGGATTTAATGGAAAGAGGCAAAATAGAAGTGGCTCCTTTAGCTTATATGCGAGGACGGACTTTAACGAATGCGTTTGTCATTGTAGATGAGGCCCAAAATACTACTCCTGCACAGTTAAAAATGGTGTTGACACGGTTAGGGTTTGGCTCAAAAATGGTAGTTACAGGAGATATCACGCAAACCGATTTACCCCGTCATCAAGATTCAGGTTTAGTGGTGGCGAGAAATATCCTGAAATCAGTGGAAGGCATCGCTTTTTGTCAATTTTCTCAAGCAGATGTAGTTCGTCATCCTTTGGTACAAAGAATCGTGGAAGCTTATGAGAAATTTGAGAAGTAACTTGAGATGCTTACCAGCTTAGGGCATTATTATCTTGACAATGAGAGTTAAATATGGTAGGGTATCAAGGTTTATTTGAAAGGGCTGAATTGCGATGAATTCGTTAAGTTATTTTCTTAGTTCCCCGCGATTTATTGTCATTGGAGGACACAAATGTGGAACGAGTTCATTACATAGCTATTTTAAACAACATCCCGATATTTTGATGCCTAAAATCAAAGGACAGGATCTCTTAAATAAAGGTGATTTAGATATCGCAGATTATCAAAAATCCTATGAAATGATAACTAACCAAAAGATATTTGGAGAAGTTTCTAGTAATTATTTTCAGTCTCATAAAGCTTGTTCAGAGATTAAAAAATATTTTGCTCATATCAAACTCTTAATGATTTTACGCAATCCTGTTGACCGTGCTTTTTCCCATTTTAACATGATTTCTGCTGAGCAAAAACTTAATGTTCAGTTCACAGAAATTGATCAAAATCATGACAAATTTGGTGAGATCATCCGGTTAGGATTTTATTATGATAATTTAAAACAATACATAGATACTTTTGGAAAACATCAGTTAAAAGTATTTTTATTTGATAGTTTTATCAAAAATAAACAACAGTTTTTTGAAGAGGTTTTTCAATTCATTGAAGTCGATGACAAATTCTTACCTAATACCTCAGTCATTCTTCGTAAAGGGGGTGAAGTAAAAAACCGAGGCCTTAAAGAATTTATTTTATCAAATCCTATTTTACATAAAACTGCTTCCCTCCTCACTAAACCGTTTACCACTTCAGAACAAAGATATAACTTCTATAAAAAAATTGATAATGTTTTTATAGAAAAACCATCCCTAACAAATGAGGCTAGAGAGATTTTCATTAATATTTATCGTGAGGATATATTAAAAACTCAAGAACTCTTAGATATTAATTTATCTCATTATCTATAAAATGCTATTGTTAAGGCTCATATTTTTGCAAAACATCACTCTGTTTTAAATCTGATACAGTAGCATTTCCTGTACAAAATAAGGCAGTTTTGATCTCTGTTATTAATAAATTAACCAACTCATCTAACGCATCAGGAGACTCAGACGCAGCTTGTAAAAATCGAAAGGCTAGTCCCCCTAAATCTGCCCCTAAAGCGATCGCTTTGGCCACTTCTAACCCATTGCGAATCCCCCCAGATGCGATCAAAGGAATCTCAGGATATTGTTGACGAATTTGCACCAAACAATCAGCCGTCGGAATACCCCAATCAGCAAAAGTTTGTCCTAATCGCCGTTGTAAGGAATTCTGCGCCCTCTCACTCTCAACTTTTGCCCAAGAAGTTCCCCCTGCCCCCGCTACGTCAATGGCACTCACTCCCGCTTCAATTAGCTTCCTTGCCATTTTCCCAGAAATCCCATTGCCAACCTCTTTGACGATCACCGGAATAGGGAGTTTTGAGCATACTTTATCAATTTTGTCAAGTAATTTTTTAAAATTAGTGTCCCCTTGAGGTTGAATACATTCTTGCAGGGCATTAAGATGAAGGATCAGGGCATCTGCTTGCAACAGTTCAACAACACGGAAACATTCATCCAATCCATAGGTATAATTTAGTTGAACTGCCCCTAAATTCGCAAATAAGAGGATATCAGGAGCAACTGAGCGAACGGCAAAGGTATCTGCCACCTCTGGTTTTTCTACCGCTACCCGTTGGGAACCAACTCCCATCGCTAACCCGTAGGTTTGGGCCACCACAGCGAGACGATAATTAATGGTTTTAGCCAATTGTGTTCCCCCCGTCATCGAAGAAATTAACAAAGGGGCCCCTAAAGGTTTACCGAAGAAAGTAGTAGAAAGATCAATGTCAGTAAAATCCAACTCAGGTAAGCAGCAGTGGGTAAAACGATAACGATCAAACCCATTACCAAGTTGACGAAATTGGACATCTTCTTCCAGACAAATCCGCAAGTGATCGTCTTTGCGCGTCTGGGTGTTACTCATATTATTGATTTGTGATTCAGTTATCACTTATCAGTTATAACACTATTAAAGATAAAAATTAAATCGATAGACAAGGAAATTTAATTATGAGTTTATTTGGTAGCGATCGCTTTTTAGTCCCCATTGATTTTTCCGCAGTTTCCTGGCAAGCTTTGGATGAAACTCTGAATTTTAGTCAAGACCCCAACAAAATCACGGTTATTCATGTTTTAGCTCCTCTATTAGCCGTTGAACCTTCGGTTATTTGGGAAACCTTAGACGATGAAACCCGTAAAAAAAATGTTGAAAATGCTTTCCATGAGCGTTACCCTAAATCTTTGATTGAAAACCTGAAATTTGAAGTCAAAATTGGCGATCCCAGTGCAGAAATTGTAGATTATGCCAAGGAACATAACATTGATTTAATCGTCATTGCTTCCCATGGACGCAGCGGATTACATCGTTTTCTGTTAGGTTCAGTCGCAGAACGAGTCGTTCGTTTTGCAGAATGTCCGGTTTTAGTTTGGCGGCCCTAATCTGGAATTCAATTAATAACTATTAATTTATACTAAAGATTAACTAAAAGTGCTACTTGTTACAGATTTTAGCAGAAGTAATCGATGATACTTAATGGTTAACTTTAAATTAATTGTTAAATGAAACCTAAAATTATTGTCTGTGGACTGGGACGAACTGGCTATAAAATCTTTCGCTTATTAAGACAACAAGGGGCCTCTGTCGTGGGGATTAGCGATCGCTTGATTCCTGGAGAGCATTCTGAGAGTATTATCATTGGAGAGGTGCGCTCGCCAGCAACTTTAGCCAAAGCTGGTATTCATCACGCTCAAACCCTGGTTTTAACAAGTAATGATGATGCGGTTAACCTCGCTATCCTGACCCAAGCCAGAATTATTAATCCTCAAATTCGCATCATTAATCGCCTATTTAATCATACTTTAGGGGAACGATTAGATCAAACCCTTCCTAACCACGTTACCATGAGTGTCGCTGCTTTAGCTGCCCCAATCTTTTCCTTTGCTGCGTTAGGAAGTAAGGCGATCGGTCAATTACAATTGTTTAATCAAACTTGGCCCCTTCAAGAAGTAATTATCGCTGAAAATCATCCTTGGTTGGGGTTAAATTTAGGAGAACTATGGGAAAGTTCTGATCGAATGTTAATTTATTATTTGCCGGCCCAAGGAGAATTAGATTTAATCTCAGCCGTATTACAACAAAAATCCCTACAATTAGGAGATCATTTAATTATTGGCACTAAACCCACCATGCGAGCTAAACGTCGCTTTTGGTGGCAAAAAATTTCCAAAGCGATCGCAAATTTAGGTCGTTATCGTCCCTATCTTACGCCAGTTATTCTCGTCACTCTTTGCCTATTGATGATGATTTTTGCGGCAACGTTAACCTATGTCGCAGTTAATTATAATACGTCTGTTGTGGATGCTTTATACTTTTCTGTGGGCATGATTACGGGGGCCGGAGGACAGGAACAAGTGGCAGAAAAAGCCCCTGCTAGTATTAAAATTTTTACGGCAATTATGATGATTGTTGGAGCAGGAGTCATCGGGGTTTGTTATGCCTTGCTCAATGATTTTATTTTAGGGAGTCGTTTAAAACAATTTTGGGATGTAGCAAGAGTTCCCACCCGACACCATTATATTGTCTGTGGGTTGGGGGGTATTGGTATTCAAATTGTGCGGCTACTTCATAATCAAGGCCATGAAGTCGTTGTCATTGAATCTGACCCTAATAATCGATTTTTACATACGGCCCGTTCTTTGGGGGTTCCTGTCATTGTTGAAGATGCCCGTGTGGCTCAAACCTTAACCACTGCCAATATTGAAAAAGCTGAGGCGGTTTTAGTTGTTACTAGCAATGACATGATTAATGTAGAGGTCGGGTTGACAGCTAAAGCGATCACTCCTAATCTGGCGATTATTTTACGGGCCCAAGATCCTCAATTTGCTCAGTCTGTACAAGAAGTGTTTGAGTTTGAGACGGTTTTATGTCCGGCTGAGTTGGCAACTCCTTCTTTTGCGGCTGCGGCTTTAGGGGGTAAAATTTTAGGCAATGGTATGACGGATGATTTATTATGGGTGGCTTTAGCCACATTAATCACGCCGAAACATTCTTTTTGTGGTAAAACTGTGAAAGAAGCGGCCATGAATGCAGATTTTGTGCCTTTATATTTAGAAAGAACTTCTTTCACCATTCATAGTTGGCAATTGTTAGAAACATCTTTACAACCTGGGGATGTTTTATATTTAACTATGCCGGCCAATGAGTTAGAACAATTATGGCGGGTTCCTACTTCAGAATTTAGATTTAATGAAACTTCGATGATTTGAATATTATCAACTCTAATAAGGTGAGATAACCTATCATGCTAAACGACGATAGAGTTCAGCATTCTTTTTGAGTACATAGTTTGCTGCCTCAGTACAGTCTTTCTTCGGAGAATTCAACCAATCTTCTATACTCGAACTTAATAAATCTTCAGGGGAGATCTGATTTTCCTGAGCTAATTTTTGTAACCTTTGAAGTTGTTCATCTGGAATATTAGCCTTAATGGAAGCCATTAATTATCTCCTCTCATACGCTTCATATTTGATTTTCAACTCAATACAGTTAATAGAGAATCCATGTTAATTCTTTTTTGGGAATCGTTATAAGATACACTATGCTATCTTAACACATTAGACTAGAGCAAAACTTAGACAAGATGAATTTGATAGTTTTTCTAAAAATATTTTCTAATTAAAAATAGAGAATGCTCTTAATTATATGACAACTCAATTACCAGAAAGCTTAACAGATATCAAATCTTCTCTTTATGAACAGGATTATTGTTTATGGATAGAAACAACTATCAATCATTTACAAAATGGCCAGTTAACTGAAATTGATCTCAGCAATTTAATAGATTGACAAAATACCTGAACTGTGAATCTGTTTGATCTCAAAAGTTTTGAGGGAGGTAATTATTCATTATTAATTGGTGAATTACCCCAATAAATTCAATTTATTTTCAAGCAAATCATGACTGTTTTAATCGATATACAAAGACTTTTCGTAATTCTTCAGCCCCTAATAACAATAAAGGACAAGTCAACAACATTAACCATTGCCAAGGCAATAAAGGCGCAGTGCTAAAAATCTTTTGTAGGGGAGTAATATAAATAATTGAAAGGATTAATAACCATTCTATGGCAATGCCTAACCAAATTAAACGATTACTAAAAAACCCCAATCTAAAAATAGAAACTCGTTCCGAACGACAGGCAAAAACATTACCATCTTGACAGGCAACGATCGCGGCCAATGTTGCCGTTGTCGCTTGAGCATAAAGAGCCATAGTTGCAGCATCGGCCGAATGGGATAAAATAGCGGGGCTGAGGGCTTGTAATTCCCTGAAACCATAACCATGACTCCACCAAACCACAAAAAAGGCTGTCATTCCAATTATTGCCTCAATTACACCCAAAAATCCGTAAGCGCGAGCCAATAAAGCCCCATCTAACAAAGACTTTTTAGGAGAACGGGGGGGTTGATCCATTGTACCTGCTTCTGGCAGTTCTGCCCCTAAAGCCAAGGCAGGAATCATATCTGTTCCTAAATCAATCGCCAGAATTTGTAAAATCACCAAAGCAGGGGGAATTTTGAAGGCAACCATCGCAAAAAATGGCACAATTTCCGCCATATTAGATGACAGTATATAGGTCATAAACTTGCGAATATTTTGATAAACGGCCCGTCCTTGTTCCACCGCACTAACGATTGTGGCAAAATTGTCATCTAACAACACAATATCAGCCGCTTCTCGGGCCACATCAGTGCCACTTAAACCCATCGCAATACCAATATTAGCAGCTCGTAACGCTGGGGCATCATTCACCCCATCTCCCGTCACTGCAACCACATGACCCAAATCTTTATAAGCTTGAACAATGCGTAATTTTTGCTCAGGCATCATGCGAGCAAATAGCAGTCCGTTTCTCAGGTGTAAAATTTGACGTAATTGGGCATCAGAGAGGTGTCCTAACCCTTCTCCTGTGACAATTCTTGCTTTACCTGTAATTAGCCCAATGCGAAGGGCGATCGCTTCTGCTGTGACCCCATAATCTCCTGTTACCATTGTCACCTTAATGCCCGCCTGATGACAACGGGCCAGTGCTTCTGTTACTTCGGGACGCGGGGGGTCAAACATGGCCACTAAGCCCAAAAAGATGAGATTTTGCTCTAATTCCTGAGGATCTTCCGTTAATAGTTCTTCTCCTCCCTTACGGGTAGCGACTCCTAACACCCGATAACCTTGACTGGCCAAATGATCGTTAGCTGTCCGAATTTCCGCTTTTTGGTCTTCATTCATGGGCAATAACTGACCATCTTTTAATAGGTGAGGACAACGCCCAATTACTTCCAGGGGCGAACCTTTAGTAAAGCTTAAATAAGGAAAGTCATTGGGCCAAATTTGGACTAACTGCCAGTCTAAGACAACTGTCATTAAGCGTCGTCGGGAGTCAAAGGGAATTTCTCGCTGTCGGGGGGCCTGTTGGTGTAATTCCTCTAAATTTAAGCCCCCTTTCAGTGCCACTACTAATAAGGCGGCCTCTGTCGGATCACCAATTTCTTGCCAATAACTAGGCCCGGCCGGATGAATTAATCTGGCATTGGAACATAAAGCCGCACCGGCCAATAATAAGTTAACCTGCCAATTAGCGGTTAAATGGGGCGGTATTTTAACCTCTCCCGTGGGGTCATAGCCTACCCCTGTGACGGCTATTTCTTGTCCTGAAGCCCATAATGCGCGAACAGTCATCTCATTTTTGGTCAGGGTTCCGGTTTTATCGGTACAGATAACGGTTGTCGCACTTAAAGTCTCAACAGCAGAGAGACGACGCACCAGGGCATTAGCTTTAGCCATGCGTTTTACCCCAATGGCCAGGGCTAGGGTGACAGTGGGTAACAGTCCTTCCGGGACAAAGGCGACGATAATACCAATGGCAAAAATAAAGCTTTCTTTGGTTTCCATGCCCACTAACCAATGAGTCAGCAAAAAAACCAAAGTTCCCATACTCAGGGCTAAGGCGGTGATCAGCCGAACAATGCGAGTAATTTGAACTTCTAGGGTGCTTGTTTCTCGTTTCACCTGGGTGGTAAGGTGGGCCACATGACCAAATTCTGTGCGTGAGGCAGTGGCATAAACGACGGCTATACCCCTCCCCGCAGCTACGGTAGAACCTGTTAAGACTAAGTTGGGAACATCGGACGGCCGGAGGTTTTCTGTTAAGATAGGCTCGGTATATCTGGCAATGGGTAAAGATTCTCCGGTTAAGATGGAAACATCGAGATAAAGACTTTGAGCCGAGACTAAACGAGCATCAGCCGAAATGCGATCGCCTTCTTCGAGTTGTATCACGTCCCCTGTAACTAATTCCCTGGCATTGATGACTTGCAGGGTTTCGTCTCGGTAAACTTTGACTTGGGAGGGTAAGACCTTTTTTAAGGCGGTTAAAGCCCGTTCTGCTTGATATTCTTGTACAAAACTAAAGATAGCGTTGATCCAAATAACAGCCCAAATAGCCCAACCTAATTGGGGAGTCTGGGAAATAAAGGCTAAAATACCCGCTACCCACAGCAGTAGGGCCATAAAATGGATTAATTGATCAATAAAACGCAATAATAAGGGACGATGGGGAGGTTCGGGCAGTTCATTG harbors:
- a CDS encoding cation-transporting P-type ATPase; translation: MTIIHRPIWSLTPQEVYTSLKTSGQGLSEMEAVTRLKEQGFNELPEPPHRPLLLRFIDQLIHFMALLLWVAGILAFISQTPQLGWAIWAVIWINAIFSFVQEYQAERALTALKKVLPSQVKVYRDETLQVINARELVTGDVIQLEEGDRISADARLVSAQSLYLDVSILTGESLPIARYTEPILTENLRPSDVPNLVLTGSTVAAGRGIAVVYATASRTEFGHVAHLTTQVKRETSTLEVQITRIVRLITALALSMGTLVFLLTHWLVGMETKESFIFAIGIIVAFVPEGLLPTVTLALAIGVKRMAKANALVRRLSAVETLSATTVICTDKTGTLTKNEMTVRALWASGQEIAVTGVGYDPTGEVKIPPHLTANWQVNLLLAGAALCSNARLIHPAGPSYWQEIGDPTEAALLVVALKGGLNLEELHQQAPRQREIPFDSRRRLMTVVLDWQLVQIWPNDFPYLSFTKGSPLEVIGRCPHLLKDGQLLPMNEDQKAEIRTANDHLASQGYRVLGVATRKGGEELLTEDPQELEQNLIFLGLVAMFDPPRPEVTEALARCHQAGIKVTMVTGDYGVTAEAIALRIGLITGKARIVTGEGLGHLSDAQLRQILHLRNGLLFARMMPEQKLRIVQAYKDLGHVVAVTGDGVNDAPALRAANIGIAMGLSGTDVAREAADIVLLDDNFATIVSAVEQGRAVYQNIRKFMTYILSSNMAEIVPFFAMVAFKIPPALVILQILAIDLGTDMIPALALGAELPEAGTMDQPPRSPKKSLLDGALLARAYGFLGVIEAIIGMTAFFVVWWSHGYGFRELQALSPAILSHSADAATMALYAQATTATLAAIVACQDGNVFACRSERVSIFRLGFFSNRLIWLGIAIEWLLILSIIYITPLQKIFSTAPLLPWQWLMLLTCPLLLLGAEELRKVFVYRLKQS